From a region of the Lactuca sativa cultivar Salinas chromosome 4, Lsat_Salinas_v11, whole genome shotgun sequence genome:
- the LOC111919684 gene encoding putative ripening-related protein 1 produces MCFAIHPTVFSTIVRSYSQTEEENEELLFSFSIGLVLLAAATSLEISKAESKFYTTYTCSAPVTSETKATLTLNSFQKGGDGCGPSECDKKYHSDDTPVVALSTEWYKGGDRCHKYITINGNGRSVKAMVVDECDSTMGCDAIHDYQPPCPNNIVDASKAVWKALGVSESNWGDLDITWTE; encoded by the exons ATGTGCTTTGCTATTCATCCCACAGTATTCAGTACCATTGTAAGAAGTTACTCACAAACTGAAGAAGAGAATGAAGAGCTTCTGTTTTCTTTTAGTATTGGTTTGGTTCTCCTGGCAGCAGCAACTTCATTAGAGATATCGAAGGCTGAGA GTAAGTTTTACACCACATACACATGCTCGGCTCCGGTGACAAGTGAGACAAAAGCAACACTTACATTAAACAGTTTCCAAAAAGGAGGCGATGGCTGTGGTCCATCAGAGTGTGACAAAAAGTACCACTCTGATGACACACCCGTTGTGGCATTGTCAACTGAATGGTATAAAGGAGGGGACAGGTGCCACAAGTACATTACCATTAATGGAAACGGGAGGAGTGTGAAGGCAATGGTTGTGGATGAGTGTGATTCTACAATGGGGTGTGATGCCATACATGACTATCAACCACCTTGCCCTAATAATATCGTTGATGCTTCCAAAGCTGTTTGGAAAGCCTTAGGGGTATCCGAAAGTAACTGGGGAGATTTGGATATTACTTGGACAGAATGA